The segment CCGACGAACAGCGTATGGGTACCCGCATCCATCGCGGCTTTCAACCGACACTCGAGATACCCGATGGTTTTGTCCAGAACAACGGGTGCGCCCGTTTCACCGATCTTATATTTTATACCACTGAACTTATCGATTTCTCTGCCGGTTCTGAAACCGAAGAGTCCGATGAGTTTCAGAGGTGTCTCTGTCGAGAGGATGGAGATCGTAAAGACCTTACTTTCCGTGATGTATTCATGGGTGAGGTTCTTCTTGTTTATACATACCCCCATCATCGGAGGTTCAGCCGTGAGCTGGAATACGGTGTTGGTGATCTGACCGTTGAGTTTATTCTTTTTTACAGAACTGACGATATACATACCGTAACTTATTTTATGGAGGGTTTTCAAATTCATCCTTGTTTCCTTTCTTACAAAAGGCGTTTTTCGCCTTCTATTTTTTTGATTTCCG is part of the candidate division WOR-3 bacterium genome and harbors:
- a CDS encoding High molecular weight rubredoxin, which gives rise to MNLKTLHKISYGMYIVSSVKKNKLNGQITNTVFQLTAEPPMMGVCINKKNLTHEYITESKVFTISILSTETPLKLIGLFGFRTGREIDKFSGIKYKIGETGAPVVLDKTIGYLECRLKAAMDAGTHTLFVGELVDAETTAKDKPLTYEYYHRVLKGKVPKNATTYIAEPDAEEKANEEKKMNKYICTVCGYIYDPQKGDPDSNIEPGTPFEDLPEDWVCPFCGVGKDQFKKEE